The following are encoded in a window of Magnolia sinica isolate HGM2019 chromosome 11, MsV1, whole genome shotgun sequence genomic DNA:
- the LOC131218752 gene encoding probable cytosolic oligopeptidase A, translated as MRKNYACRKTVAWFVFVNMLCATTCTISISRSLPLLLLRSSHFYPRRLPKSHPCPFYSPCLYKTPFRSTSPISSFSPFCSMASESALEDNLGSNPLLQDFVFPPFDVVEPKHVRPGIRALLKNLESDLVELEKKVEPTWTGLVEPLEKIVDRLQVVWGIVNHLKSVKDCSELRSAIDEVQPEKVKFQLRLGQSKPIYNAFKSIQESSSWQTLSDARKRIVEAQIKEAVLNGVSLEDDKRDQFNKVEQELEKLSQKFGENVLDATKKFEKLITDKKEIEGLPATSLGLAAQAALSKGHENATAENGPWLITLDAPCYMPVMQHARNRSLREEVYRAFVTRASSGDLDNTPIIDKILKLRLEKAKLLGYNNYAEVSMAMKMATIEKAEELLEKLRTASWDASVQDMEDLKTFSKDKGAEEANDLNHWDTGFWSERLREAKYDINEEELRPFFSLPKVMDGLFSLAKMLFDINIESADGLAPVWNKDVRFYCVKDSAGNPISYFYFDPYSRPSEKRGGAWMDEVVGRSRALARDGASARLPVAHMVCNQTPPVGDKPSLMTFREVETVFHEFGHALQHMLTKEDEGLVSGIRGIEWDAVELPSQFMENWCYHRDTLLSIAKHYETGENLPEEVYLKLLAARTFRAGSLSLRQIRFASVDLELHTKYVPDGSESVYDIDQRISKKTQVVPPLPEDRFLCSFSHIFAGGYAAGYYSYKWAEVLSADAFSAFEDAGLDNHKAVVETGHKFRETILALGGGKSPLEVFVKFRGREPSPDPLLRHNGLLPVPISA; from the exons ATGCGGAAAAATTACGCTTGTCgaaaaaccgtcgcatggtttgTATTCGTCAACATGCTCTGTGCGACTACTTGCACCATTTCCATCTCtcgctctctccctctccttcttctccgCTCTTCCCATTTTTACCCCCGGCGTTTGCCAAAATCACATCCTTGCCCCTTTTACTCTCCCTGCCTCTATAAAACACCTTTCAGATCCACCTCTCCCATCTCTAGCTTTTCTCCTTTCTGCTCCATGGCTTCCGAAAGTGCCCTCGAAGATAATCTCGGTTCTAACCCTCTGCTTCAGGACTTCGTCTTCCCTCCGTTCGACGTCGTTGAACCGAAGCACGTCCGGCCTGGGATCCGAGCGCTGCTGAAGAATCTC GAGAGCGATCTGGTTGAGCTGGAGAAGAAGGTGGAACCCACGTGGACGGGCTTGGTTGAGCCGTTGGAGAAGATCGTTGACCGTCTGCAGGTGGTTTGGGGGATCGTTAATCACTTGAAGTCTGTGAAGGATTGTTCAGAACttcggtctgctatcgacgaaGTTCAg CCAGAGAAGGTTAAATTTCAGCTTAGATTAGGACAAAGCAAACCCATTTACAATGCGTTCAAGTCTATTCAAGAATCTTCATCTTGGCAAACATTGAGTGATGCTCGCAAACGTATAGTGGAAG CCCAGATAAAGGAAGCGGTTCTCAATGGTGTTTCCCTCGAAGATGATAAAAGAGACCAATTTAATAAAGTTGAGCAG GAACTGGAAAAATTGTCACAAAAATTTGGAGAGAATGTTCTAGATGCCACCAAAAAGTTTGAAAAATTGATTACAGATAAGAAGGAAATTGAAGGCCTTCCTGCTACATCACTTGGTTTGGCAGCGCAAGCAGCTTTGTCTAAG GGTCATGAAAATGCTACTGCTGAAAATGGGCCATGGTTGATTACATTGGACGCTCCATGCTATATGCCTGTTATGCAACATGCACGGAATCGATCTTTGCGTGAAGAAGTGTACCGTGCTTTTGTAACCCGTGCCTCAAGTGGAGACCTTGATAATACACCAATTATTGATAAAATTCTGAAACTTAGATTGGAGAAGGCTAAGCTTCTTGGATACAATAACTATGCTGAG GTAAGCATGGCAATGAAAATGGCTACAATTGAAAAGGCAGAAGAGCTCCTGGAAAAGCTGCGTACTGCTTCTTGGGATGCTTCAGTCCAAG ATATGGAAGACCTGAAGACCTTTTCTAAAGATAAAGGTGCTGAAGAAGCTAATGATTTGAATCATTGGGACACTGGCTTTTGGAGTGAGAGGCTTCGTGAGGCAAAGTATGACATCAACGAG GAAGAGTTACGCCCATTTTTCTCATTGCCAAAAGTTATGGATGGCCTTTTCAGTCTTGCCAAGATGCTTTTCGATATCAACATTGAATCAGCTGATGGCCTAGCCCCG GTTTGGAACAAAGACGTCAGATTTTACTGTGTCAAAGATTCAGCAGGCAATCCAATTTCGTACTTCTATTTTGACCCTTACTCTAGGCCTTCCGAAAAACGTGGTGGAGCGTGGATGGATGAGGTTGTTGGCCGAAGTCGTGCACTTGCACGTGATGGTGCCTCTGCTAGGTTGCCTGTTGCCCACATGGTGTGCAATCAAACTCCTCCAGTAGGGGACAAACCTAGCCTTATGACATTCCGTGAG GTTGAGACTGTCTTCCATGAGTTCGGTCATGCACTTCAGCATATGCTCACCAAGGAAGATGAAGGTCTAGTTTCAGGTATTCGGGGAATAGAGTGGGATGCTGTTGAACTGCCTTCCCAGTTCATGGAAAATTGGTGTTATCACAG GGATACTCTGTTGAGTATTGCAAAACACTATGAAACTGGAGAGAATCTTCCTGAAGAAGTTTATTTGAAGCTTCTTGCAGCGAGGACTTTCCGTGCAGGCTCACTAAGTCTTCGACAG ATACGATTTGCAAGTGTAGATTTGGAACTGCACACAAAGTATGTTCCTGATGGGTCAGAATCTGTCTATGATATTGATCAAAGAATAAGTAAAAAGACACAAGTCGTTCCGCCGCTGCCAGAGGACAGGTTCCTTTGTAGTTTCAGCCATATATTTGCAG GTGGATATGCAGCTGGCTACTATAGCTACAAG